Below is a genomic region from Ferribacterium limneticum.
ACCTTGAATGGCGTCGTCGTTGAACGCAAGTTGGCGCAGGGACAGGTTGTGCAACCGGCCGATTCCTTGTTTGTCGTCGCCGATCTGTCGCGCCTGTGGGCCGTGGCGCAGGTGCCGGAACAGCAGGTCAGTCAGGTCAAGACCGGACAGTCGGTGAGTATCGAAGTGCCCGCGCTGGGCCATGAAAAGCTCGTCGGCAAGCTGATTTTTGTCGGTCAGACCATCGACCCGGAGACGCGCACGGTCTTGGTTCGCACCGAACTGGATAACCGCGATGGCCGCCTCAAACCGGCCATGCTGGCTTCGATGCTGATCGAAGCCAAGCCGGTCGAGCGGCTGGTCGTGCCAGCCAGCGCCATCGTTCGTGAAAATGACGAGGACAACGTTTTTATCGCCGAGGGCGATGGCGCCTTCCGTTTGGCCAAGGTCAAACTGGGTCCCGAACAGGGTGGGGTGCGTGTTGTTTTGTCAGGTCTCAAAGGCGGGGAAAAACTCGTGGTCGACGGCGCTTTTCACCTGAACAACGAGCGTAATCGCAAGGAAATGGAGGGATCGTGATCGAGTCCCTCGTCCGTGGGGCGCTCAAGCAGCGCCTGATCGTCGCGGTGATCGCCACCGTCCTTTTCTTTTTCGGGCTCGATGCGGCGCGGAAGCTGTCGGTCGATGCCTTCCCCGATGTGACCAACGTTCAGGTCCAGATCGCTACCGAAGCCACCGGCCGTTCGCCGGAAGAGGTCGAGCGTTTTGCCACGGTGCCGCTTGAGGTGGCGATGACCGGCCTGCCTGGGCTGGAGGAGATGCGCTCGCTGAACAAGCCGGGCCTGTCGCTGATCACGCTGGTTTTCAACGACAAGACGGATGTCTATTTCGCCCGCCAACTTGTCATGGAACGCCTGCTTGAAGTCGGTTCGCGCCTGCCGGCAGGGATTACGCCGGTGCTTGGGCCGGTATCGACCGGTCTTGGTGAAGTCTATCAATACACGCTGGAGCGGCCCGATGACGGTGACCGGACCCTGAGCGTGGACGAGTTGATGAAGCGCCGCGTCGCCCAGGACTGGGTGGTGCGCCCCTTGTTGCGCTCGATTCCGGGAGTCGCCGAGATCAATTCACAGGGCGGCTACGCCAAGCAGTATCAGGTGCTGGTCAATCCCGACAAGCTGCGCCACTTCGGGCTCAGCGTCGCCGACGTCTATCAGGCGGTCGGTCGTAACAATGCCAATGCCGGTGGCGGTGTCTTGCCGCAATACGCTGAGCAATACCTGATCCGCGGCGTCGGGCTGGTGCGCGATCTCGAAGACCTGCGCGCCATCGTGCTCAAGGAAAAGGATGGCGTGCCGGTTTACGTGCGCGATGTGGCTGACGTGCAGATCGGTCACGATGTCCGCCAGGGCGCCGTGATCAAGAACGGGACGACCGAGGCGGTCGGCGGCGTGGTCATGATGATCGCCGGCGGCAACGCCAAGGAGGTGGTCAGCCGGGTCAAGGCGCGGGTCGAGGAAATCAACCGCAAGGGCATGCTGCCCGATGGCCTGAAGATCGCCCCGTATTACGACCGTTCGGAGCTGGTCGATGCAGCCTTGTGGACGGTGACCAAAGTGCTGCTCGAAGGCGTCGCGCTGGTTGTCGTTGTGCTCTTTCTGTTCCTCGGCGATGTCCGCTCCTCGCTGATCGTCGTTGGTACGCTGGTCCTGACGCCGTTGCTGACCTTCATGGCGATGAACAAGCTGGGTATTTCGGCCAATCTGATGTCGCTGGGTGGTCTGGCCATCGCCATCGGCCTGATGGTCGACGGTTCGGTGGTCGTCGTTGAAAACGCCTACCTGCAACTTGGCCGTCATGCCAAGAGCGGCGAGAGCCAGTTGCGGGTCATCCTGCGCGCCGTGGTCGAGGTGGCGACGCCAGTCATCTTCGGCGTTGGCATCATCATTCTCGTCTTCCTGCCGCTGATGACCTTGCAGGGCATGGAGGGCAAGATGTTTGCGCCGCTGGCCTACACGATTGCCATTGCCCTGGCCATTTCGCTGGTGTTGTCGATGACGCTGACGCCGGTGATGTCGACCTACCTGCTCAAGCCGCCGGCCCACGATGGTGACCACGACACCAAGCTGATCGCCGCCATGAAGCGCCGCTACCTCAAGATGCTGCACTGGACCCTGGGCAACGAGCGCAAGACGGTGATTCTGGCCGTCGGCGCCTTTATTCTGACGGTGGGTACGCTGCCTTTCCTGGGCACGGCCTTCATTCCGGAAATGAAGGAAGGTTCGGTTGTGCCGGGTATCAATCGGGTGCCCAACATCTCGCTCGACGAGTCGATCAAGATGGAAATGGAGGCCATGCGCCTGGTCATGCAGGTGCCGGGTGTCAGGTCGGCGGTGTCCGGTGTTGGTCGCGGCGAATCGCCGGCCGACCCGCAGGGGCCGAACGAGTCGACCCCCATCGTCAGCCTGAAACCCCGTAGCGAATGGCCTTCCGGCTGGACGCAGGAGGACATTCAGGACGCCATGCGCGAGAAACTGAAGGTGCTGCCGGGTGTGCAGGTGGTCATGGCCCAGCCGATTTCCGATCGTGTCGATGAAATGGTTACCGGTGTGCGCTCCGACATTGCCGTCAAGGTCTTTGGCGACGATCTTGATCAATTGAAGAAGATTGCCGGCCAGATCGGCAAGGTCGCCCAGACCTTGCAGGGGGCGCAGGATTTGCGCATCGAGCGGATCAGCGGGCAGCAGTATTTGTCCATTGAAATCGACCGGCAGGCCATCGCCCGGCTTGGGCTGAACGTTTCCGATGTTAATGACCTGCTAGAAACAGCGGTCGGCGGCAAGGTGGCGACCGAGATTTTCGAGGGCGAACGGCGCTTCCCGGGAGTGGTGCGTTTGCCGGAAAGCTTCCGCAACAACGTCGAGGCGATTTCGAACATCCTGATCACTTCGCGCAATGGTGCCCAGGCGCGCTTGGCCGACGTGGCGAAAATCAGCGTCATGGATGGCCCGGCGCAGATTTCGCGCGAGCTGGGCAAGCGGCGTATCGTCGTCGGCGTCAACGTCAAGGATCGCGACCTCGGCAGTTTCGTCGCCGAGTTGCAGCAGAAGGTAGATGGCCAGATCAAGTTGCCGGACGGCTATTATCTGGAGTGGGGCGGTCAGTTCCAGAACATGGAGCGGGCGCTCGGGCACCTGAAGATCATCATCCCGATCACCATCGCGGCGATTTTCTTCCTGCTCTTCCTGCTCTTCAATTCCCTGCGTTTCGCCACGCTGATCATCACCGTCCTGCCTTTTGCTTCCATTGGCGGCATCATCGGCCTCTTCGTCAGCGGCGAATACCTGTCGGTGCCAGCCTCGGTGGGGTTCATTGCGCTGTGGGGTATCGCGGTGCTCAACGGCGTCGTGCTGGTGTCCTACATCCGGGGGCTGCGCGACCAGGGACGCAGTGTGCGCGACGCGGTGGTCGAGGGCGCCACGCTGCGTTTCCGGCCGGTCATGATGACGGCGACCGTCGCCATGCTCGGCCTGATTCCCTTCCTGTTTTCGAGCGGGCCGGGTTCCGAGGTGCAGCGTCCGCTGGCCATCGTGGTGATTGGTGGCCTGATTACCTGTACCCTGCTGACGCTGCTCGTTTTGCCCACCATTTACCGCTGGTTTGACGATGAAGAGGTCGAAGCATGAAAGAAATCAAGGCTGTCATTCGCCCCAACAAACTGGCGGATTTGCGCGACGCCCTGGTGCTGCTGCCCGGTTTTCCCGGCATGACGGTGACCAAGGTGGAGGGTTGCAGCGCCCCGTCGCGCCATGTGCCGGCGCGGACCAAGATCAAGGACGAACTGACCGATTACACGCCCAAGGTGCGCGTCGAAATCGTCGCGCCGGATGAGGTGGCCGAGGCCATCTTCGAGCGTATTACCGAGGTGGCGAAGACCGGCCATTATGGTGACGGCCTGGTGTGGATCACCGATATCCATCGGGCCGCTTTCATTTTCAAGACGACACCCGGGCCCGAATAATCGTCATGACCTGACTATTACTTTTGTCAGGTGTGGAGGATTTCACAGGCGGAGTTGGCTGGCTTTCTTAAAATTCGGACTTGAATATTTGCCCCGCTCGGGGCCAGGTCAGTCGGAATTTTATGGAAAACATGGTCAATCCGGGTTTCAGCAGAACCCTGATGTCACCGCTGGAGCTGCAGGAAGGCATTGCCAGCCTGTCGCGCGGCGCCTATTTCAAGGAGGCGCCGCTCGACATGATGCTGAGCATCCTGACCGAGTCGGCGGCGCAGATGTCCGGTGTCGAGCGCGTCAGCATCTGGGCGCTCACCAACCAGCATCAGGAACTGCTTTGCCTTGACCTGTTCGAGCTGTCGCCACGGCGCCACAGTAAAGATCAGCGTATCCATGCCCGCCAGTATCCGTTCTACTTCCAGGCATTGCGGGCCGGTAGCTGCATTGCGGCTGACGATGCCTACAAGCATCCATTGACCGCCGAATTTGCTGCCGATTACCTGCCCCATCATGGCGTGACGGCCATGCTTGATACCCCAATTCACATTCGCGGCGAGTTGCAGGGCGTGCTCTGTCTCGAGCAGGTTGGCTCGCGTCAACCGTGGACGTCGGCACACGGGCTGTTTGCCCAGGCGGTGGCCAATCTGGTAACGCTGGCCTTGGTTGAGTACGAGGCGGAAGAAGCGAAGCTTCAAGCCCGTGCCGTCGGCGAACAGCTACGCGCCGTCAGCGGTGCGCGCTGACGACATTTCAATTTTGGCCGAAATTACCGGTTGACCGTAGCAATGGTGGTGCCGAGTGCTTCGAGCCGGTTTTGCACTTCCAGGCGGACGGCGGGGCTATCGAGGTCGGCAGCATTCCGGTTGATGCAGTCGGATAGCTGTCGAGCGAGATGCATGACGCCCCAAATTTCGAGCAGTTCGGCCTGTTGGGCCAGCTTGAGCGCTTCCGTGGTCAGGGCGTAGGCATCCGGCGGCAGGGCGGCCAGGGCATCGTGCATCAACTGGATTTGCTCGCTGGCTTCATCGACGAATAGTTGGTCGAGAACGGCCGAGCGCTCGTCGGCGTTCGTCGCCTTGGCGCATGCCTCGAGGCGTCCGGCGAAGTGGCCGGAGCGCTCGGGGAAGGCAGGGTGCTCAAGGCCCTCGGCTTCACTCAGGCATTCGATGGCGGCGC
It encodes:
- a CDS encoding GAF domain-containing protein, which codes for MSPLELQEGIASLSRGAYFKEAPLDMMLSILTESAAQMSGVERVSIWALTNQHQELLCLDLFELSPRRHSKDQRIHARQYPFYFQALRAGSCIAADDAYKHPLTAEFAADYLPHHGVTAMLDTPIHIRGELQGVLCLEQVGSRQPWTSAHGLFAQAVANLVTLALVEYEAEEAKLQARAVGEQLRAVSGAR
- a CDS encoding P-II family nitrogen regulator, translated to MKEIKAVIRPNKLADLRDALVLLPGFPGMTVTKVEGCSAPSRHVPARTKIKDELTDYTPKVRVEIVAPDEVAEAIFERITEVAKTGHYGDGLVWITDIHRAAFIFKTTPGPE
- a CDS encoding efflux RND transporter permease subunit, translating into MIESLVRGALKQRLIVAVIATVLFFFGLDAARKLSVDAFPDVTNVQVQIATEATGRSPEEVERFATVPLEVAMTGLPGLEEMRSLNKPGLSLITLVFNDKTDVYFARQLVMERLLEVGSRLPAGITPVLGPVSTGLGEVYQYTLERPDDGDRTLSVDELMKRRVAQDWVVRPLLRSIPGVAEINSQGGYAKQYQVLVNPDKLRHFGLSVADVYQAVGRNNANAGGGVLPQYAEQYLIRGVGLVRDLEDLRAIVLKEKDGVPVYVRDVADVQIGHDVRQGAVIKNGTTEAVGGVVMMIAGGNAKEVVSRVKARVEEINRKGMLPDGLKIAPYYDRSELVDAALWTVTKVLLEGVALVVVVLFLFLGDVRSSLIVVGTLVLTPLLTFMAMNKLGISANLMSLGGLAIAIGLMVDGSVVVVENAYLQLGRHAKSGESQLRVILRAVVEVATPVIFGVGIIILVFLPLMTLQGMEGKMFAPLAYTIAIALAISLVLSMTLTPVMSTYLLKPPAHDGDHDTKLIAAMKRRYLKMLHWTLGNERKTVILAVGAFILTVGTLPFLGTAFIPEMKEGSVVPGINRVPNISLDESIKMEMEAMRLVMQVPGVRSAVSGVGRGESPADPQGPNESTPIVSLKPRSEWPSGWTQEDIQDAMREKLKVLPGVQVVMAQPISDRVDEMVTGVRSDIAVKVFGDDLDQLKKIAGQIGKVAQTLQGAQDLRIERISGQQYLSIEIDRQAIARLGLNVSDVNDLLETAVGGKVATEIFEGERRFPGVVRLPESFRNNVEAISNILITSRNGAQARLADVAKISVMDGPAQISRELGKRRIVVGVNVKDRDLGSFVAELQQKVDGQIKLPDGYYLEWGGQFQNMERALGHLKIIIPITIAAIFFLLFLLFNSLRFATLIITVLPFASIGGIIGLFVSGEYLSVPASVGFIALWGIAVLNGVVLVSYIRGLRDQGRSVRDAVVEGATLRFRPVMMTATVAMLGLIPFLFSSGPGSEVQRPLAIVVIGGLITCTLLTLLVLPTIYRWFDDEEVEA